GCAGGTTGGCCACCGCCAGCACCCCACCCGCTTCCAGCCACGCCACGCGCGAGACGTCGAAGGCGGGCGTCAGGCTGATGTCGAAGCCGCCGTAGCCGTACAGCAGCGTGGGATGTGAGCCGTCCAGCACCAGGTCCCGCCGCGCCACGATGAACATGGGCACCCGCGTGCCGTCGCGGCTCGTCGCGAACTCCTGGCGCACCTCGTAGCCGCCCAGGTTGACGGCCAGAGCCGGCGTCCACAGCGCCGTGAGCGACCCGCTCGCCGCGTCGAGCCGGAATCCGGTGGCCGGGGTCAAGAACCCGGTGAAGGTCAGGAATACCTCGTGCCGGTCAGCGTGACCGTGCAGGGCCTCCACCGTGCCGAGTCCGGGCAGGGGCACCGGGCGGGGATTGCCGCCGCGCCGGTCCACCAGCGTCAAGCGGCTGGAGGCGTCCTCCAGGGTGTGCAGCACGAATCCGCCGGCGACCATCCGGACGCCGAGCAGGCGGCTGTGGCCCTCGGGCACCACCTCCTGCCACTCGCCCGTTTCCAGGTCATATGACATCAGGCAGCCCAGGGGGGCGTGGTTATCGGTCAGGAAATAGAACAGCGGGCCGGCGCTCCCGACCAGTTGAAAGCCCGACCGGAACTCGCCCACCACTTCCCGGAAGGCGCCCCGGTCCTCCAGCGGCCGGATCCAGATCAGGTTCTGGCGGGCCGTGCCCTTCCAGACGTTGACGACCAGCCACCGACCGTCCTCGGTGACGGCCGTGCCAAAACCCCACTCGGGCTCATCGGGGCGCTCCACGATCAGTTCGTCGGCGTCCTGGGGGGTCCCCAGGCGGTGCAGCCACAGGCGCTGGTGCCGGTTCGCGCCGCTGAGCCTGTGCCCGTCCTCCGGATGGTCGTAGCGGGCGTAGAAGAAGCCGCTGCCGTCAGGAAGCCAGCTCACTCCGCTGAATTTGCTGTCCGGCAGCACATCGGGCAGATCCTCACCGCTGGCCACGTCGCGCACCCGCCACTCCTGCCAGTCGCTGCCGCCCTGCGAGACGGCGTAGGCCAGCCGGGTCGCGTCCCGGTTGACCGCCAGGCCGCTCAGCGAGACCGTGCCGTCCTCCGACAGGGTATTGGGATCGAGCAGCGCCCGTCCCTCCGCGTCCGGGGCGTCCATGGTGTACAGCACGAACTGGTTTTGCAGGCCGCTGTTGCGCAGCTGGAAAAATGCCTTTCCCTCCTGCCACACCGCGCCCCGCCGGGGAAAATTCCAGAGTTCGCCCAGGCGCTCCAGCAGCGCCGTCCGCTGCGGCAGGGCGTCCAGCACGCGGCGGGTCCGGGCGTTCTGGGCCTCGACGAAAGCCCGGGTGTCCGGGTGGCCGGCGTCTTCGAGCCAGCGGTAGGGATCGGCGATGACCTCGCCGTGGTACGTGTCGGTGTGGTCGCTGCGGCAGGCGGCGGACAGGGTGGGAGGCGGAGACAAGACCATGCGCCAGCGTATGCCAACACCACGCCCGGGACGGCCGCACACCTTCATCCAGACCTGCGGCCTGCCCTGGGCCCGGCGGCCGTGACCGCCGAAATGCCCGCTTCCCCGCTGAAGACTGGAACCCGCGCCTCTGGCCCGCCCAGCCCGCTTTACAGCTCCTTAACACCACTCCCCCAGTCTGGGGACATGCGAAACGCCGTGCTGCTCCTGACCCTGTTCCTCACGCCCCTGGCCCACGCCCAGACCTCCATGCCCGGCATGCACCACGGAGCTCCCGCACATCACGGAACCACCACGAACGGTGGTCTGGAACCCCTGAAGGGCAAGGCCTTTGACCGCGCTTTCCTGTCCATGATGATCGTTCATCACCAGGGCGCACTGGACATGAGCAGGGCCGTGCTGAACAACGTCAAGGACCCCCAGGTCAAAAAGTGGACGGCCGACATCATCCGCGTCCAGCAAAAGGAACTCGGCGTGATGAACACCTGGCTGGGGACCCTGGGCGGCGTGGATAAGGGCGCGCAAACGGGCATGCACACTGAAATGAAAGGCATGATGACCGCCCTGAAAGCCAACAAGGACAGCGACCGCGCCCTGGTCGAAGGCATGCTGCCCCATCATGCCAGCGCCGTCGACATGGCGAACCTGGCCCTGCAGCGCAGCAGCGACGCGCGGGTGCTGGGCCTGGCCCGCGACATCATCCGCACCCAGGCCGACGAGATGTACGCTTATCGCCAGTGGCTGATCAAACGCGGACTTTAAAAGCCGGAGTGCCCAGGAGGCCGCGTTGGCCCGCGTCCTGATCGTGGACGATGACCCGGCGATCCTCGAGATCCTGCACGCCTACCTGAGCGGCGAGGGCCACGAGGTTCTGCAGGCGGCAGACGGTCATCACGCCCGCGGCCTGCTGGCGCGCGTCGATCTGGCCGTGCTGGACTGGATGCTGCCGGGGGTCAGCGGGCTGGACCTGGCCCGCGAGGCGCGCGGCGCCGGGCTGACCCTGCCCCTGTTGATGCTCACCGCCCGCGGCGAGGAGGAGGACAAGCTGCGCGGCCTGGACCTGGGCGTGGACGACTACGTGGTCAAGCCCTTCAGTCCGCGCGAGGTGGTGGCCCGGGTACGCGCCCTGCTGCGCCGGGCCGGGGTGCGCCACGAGGTCCGCAGCGGTGAGCTGTTTCTGGACCTGCGCGCCCGCCGCGCCGCCCTGGCCGGTCAGGGCTTGGAGCTGTCCAAGCTGGAATACGACCTGCTGAGCACCTTCGCGCAGCACCCCGGACTGGTCTGGACCCGCGAACGGCTGCTGGAACGGGTCTGGGGCCATGACTTTCCCAGCACTGCGCGGGTGGTGGACGTGCACGTCACGGCGCTGCGCCGCAAGCTGGGCGACGACGCCGACGCTCCGCGCTACATCGAGACCGTGCGCGGGGTGGGCTACCGTTTCCGGGAGGAACAGGGCGCGGGAGAAGGCGAGTGAGCCTCTATGCCCGGCTGTTCCTGTCACACCTGCTGGTGATCTGCGTGGCCCTGGGCGCCGTGCTGCTGATCAGCGAGCTGCTGGCCCCGGCCTTCATCCGCCACCACGTCAGCCAGATGGTCACCCTGATCGGCCCGGACGGGGGGTCCCTGCGCCCGGACCTGGAGAGCGGCGTGCGGCGCACCCTGAACGCGGCGCTGCTGGCCTCCCTGCCGCTGGCGCTGGTGGTGGCGGCCCTGACCGCCCTGTTTCCGGCGCGGCGGGTGGTGAAATCGGTGGAGCTGCTGCGCGACGGCAGCCACGCCATCGCCACTGGAGACTACGGTCAGCGGCTGCCGGAGGAGGGCCATGACGAGCTGACCGATGTGGCGCGGCACTTTAACCGCATGGCCGCCGCCCTGCAAACCGTGGAACAGGGCCGGGTGGAA
Above is a genomic segment from Deinococcus aerophilus containing:
- a CDS encoding prolyl oligopeptidase family serine peptidase; its protein translation is MVLSPPPTLSAACRSDHTDTYHGEVIADPYRWLEDAGHPDTRAFVEAQNARTRRVLDALPQRTALLERLGELWNFPRRGAVWQEGKAFFQLRNSGLQNQFVLYTMDAPDAEGRALLDPNTLSEDGTVSLSGLAVNRDATRLAYAVSQGGSDWQEWRVRDVASGEDLPDVLPDSKFSGVSWLPDGSGFFYARYDHPEDGHRLSGANRHQRLWLHRLGTPQDADELIVERPDEPEWGFGTAVTEDGRWLVVNVWKGTARQNLIWIRPLEDRGAFREVVGEFRSGFQLVGSAGPLFYFLTDNHAPLGCLMSYDLETGEWQEVVPEGHSRLLGVRMVAGGFVLHTLEDASSRLTLVDRRGGNPRPVPLPGLGTVEALHGHADRHEVFLTFTGFLTPATGFRLDAASGSLTALWTPALAVNLGGYEVRQEFATSRDGTRVPMFIVARRDLVLDGSHPTLLYGYGGFDISLTPAFDVSRVAWLEAGGVLAVANLRGGGEYGERWHRAGRGAGKQNVFDDFAACARFLAGRGYTSPRHLGIEGGSNGGLLVGATLTQSPDLIGAAVAHVGVLDMLRFQHFTIGWAWASDYGRSEDPQDFAVLRAYSPLHNLTRRAYPPTLLTTGDHDDRVVPAHSYKFAAELQHVQQGEAPVLLRVQTQAGHGAGKPTRLIMEEKADVYAFLLSALR
- a CDS encoding DUF305 domain-containing protein, which codes for MRNAVLLLTLFLTPLAHAQTSMPGMHHGAPAHHGTTTNGGLEPLKGKAFDRAFLSMMIVHHQGALDMSRAVLNNVKDPQVKKWTADIIRVQQKELGVMNTWLGTLGGVDKGAQTGMHTEMKGMMTALKANKDSDRALVEGMLPHHASAVDMANLALQRSSDARVLGLARDIIRTQADEMYAYRQWLIKRGL
- a CDS encoding winged helix-turn-helix domain-containing protein, whose product is MARVLIVDDDPAILEILHAYLSGEGHEVLQAADGHHARGLLARVDLAVLDWMLPGVSGLDLAREARGAGLTLPLLMLTARGEEEDKLRGLDLGVDDYVVKPFSPREVVARVRALLRRAGVRHEVRSGELFLDLRARRAALAGQGLELSKLEYDLLSTFAQHPGLVWTRERLLERVWGHDFPSTARVVDVHVTALRRKLGDDADAPRYIETVRGVGYRFREEQGAGEGE